One window from the genome of Streptomyces cadmiisoli encodes:
- the leuC gene encoding 3-isopropylmalate dehydratase large subunit translates to MGRTLAEKVWDDHVVRRAEGEPDLLYIDLHLLHEVTSPQAFDGLRKSGRTVRRLDLTIATEDHNTPTLDIDKPIADPVSRAQLETLRKNCAEFGVRLHPLGDVEQGVVHVVGPQLGLTQPGTTVVCGDSHTSTHGAFGALAFGIGTSQVEHVLATQTLPLARPKTMAITVNGELPEGVTAKDLILAIIARIGTGGGQGYILEYRGEAIEKLSMEARMTICNMSIEAGARAGMIAPDETTFAYLQGRPHAPEGADWDAAVEYWRTLRTDDDAEFDAEVVIDAEELSPFVTWGTNPGQGAPLSASVPDPASYEDASERLAAEKALEYMGLEAGQALRSIEVDTVFVGSCTNGRIEDLRAAAEILKERKVADGVRMLVVPGSARVGLQAVSEGLDIVFKEAGAEWRHAGCSMCLGMNPDQLAPGERSASTSNRNFEGRQGKGGRTHLVSPQVAAATAVLGHLASPADLTDEPARTPAGVR, encoded by the coding sequence ATGGGTAGGACACTCGCGGAGAAGGTCTGGGACGACCATGTCGTCCGGCGCGCCGAGGGCGAGCCCGACCTCCTCTACATCGATCTGCACCTGCTGCACGAGGTGACCAGCCCGCAGGCGTTCGACGGCCTCCGCAAGAGCGGCCGCACCGTGCGCCGGCTCGACCTCACCATCGCGACCGAGGACCACAACACCCCGACCCTCGACATCGACAAGCCGATCGCGGACCCCGTCTCCCGCGCCCAGCTGGAGACACTGCGCAAGAACTGTGCGGAGTTCGGGGTGCGCCTGCACCCGCTCGGTGACGTCGAGCAGGGCGTCGTCCACGTCGTCGGCCCGCAGCTGGGGCTGACCCAGCCCGGCACGACCGTGGTCTGCGGCGACTCGCACACCTCCACGCACGGCGCCTTCGGCGCGCTGGCGTTCGGCATCGGCACCTCGCAGGTCGAGCACGTGCTGGCCACCCAGACGCTGCCCCTGGCCCGCCCGAAGACCATGGCGATCACCGTCAACGGCGAGTTGCCCGAGGGTGTCACCGCCAAGGACCTGATCCTGGCGATCATCGCCCGGATCGGCACCGGCGGCGGCCAGGGCTACATCCTGGAGTACCGCGGCGAGGCCATCGAGAAGCTCTCGATGGAGGCCCGGATGACCATCTGCAACATGTCGATCGAGGCCGGCGCCCGCGCGGGCATGATCGCCCCCGACGAGACCACGTTCGCCTACCTCCAGGGCCGCCCCCACGCCCCCGAGGGCGCCGACTGGGACGCGGCGGTCGAGTACTGGCGGACGCTGCGCACGGACGACGACGCCGAGTTCGACGCCGAGGTCGTCATCGACGCCGAGGAGCTGTCCCCGTTCGTCACCTGGGGGACCAACCCCGGGCAGGGCGCGCCGCTTTCGGCGTCCGTCCCCGACCCCGCTTCGTACGAAGACGCATCGGAGCGGCTGGCCGCCGAAAAGGCCCTGGAGTACATGGGGTTGGAGGCCGGTCAGGCGCTGCGCTCCATCGAGGTGGACACCGTCTTCGTAGGTTCCTGCACCAACGGCCGGATCGAGGACCTGCGCGCCGCGGCGGAGATCCTCAAGGAGCGCAAAGTCGCCGACGGCGTGCGGATGCTGGTCGTCCCGGGCTCCGCGCGGGTCGGTCTCCAGGCGGTCTCCGAGGGCCTGGACATCGTTTTCAAGGAGGCCGGCGCCGAATGGCGGCACGCGGGCTGTTCGATGTGCCTCGGCATGAACCCCGACCAGCTGGCCCCCGGTGAGCGCTCCGCGTCCACCTCGAACCGCAACTTCGAGGGCAGGCAGGGCAAGGGCGGCCGTACGCATCTGGTGTCGCCGCAGGTCGCGGCCGCGACCGCCGTCCTGGGACACCTGGCCTCCCCGGCCGACCTGACCGATGAGCCCGCCCGTACGCCCGCTGGAGTCCGATAA
- the ndgR gene encoding IclR family transcriptional regulator NdgR, with protein MDNSSGVGVLDKAALVLSALESGPATLAGLVGATGLARPTAHRLAVALEHHRMVARDMQGRFILGPRLSELAAAAGEDRLLATAGPVLTHLRDVTGESAQLYRRQGDMRICVAAAERLSGLRDTVPVGSTLTMKAGSSAQILMAWEEPERLHRGLQGARFTATALSGVRRRGWAQSIGEREPGVASVSAPVRGPSNRVVAAVSVSGPIERLTRHPGRMHAQAVIDAAARLSEALRRSG; from the coding sequence ATGGACAACAGTAGCGGCGTCGGCGTTCTGGACAAGGCGGCCCTCGTCCTGAGCGCTCTGGAGTCCGGTCCGGCCACCCTCGCGGGTCTGGTCGGCGCCACCGGACTGGCACGACCCACGGCTCACCGCCTGGCCGTGGCCCTGGAACACCACCGTATGGTCGCGCGTGACATGCAGGGCCGTTTCATCCTCGGCCCGCGACTCTCCGAGCTGGCCGCGGCCGCCGGCGAGGACCGACTGCTGGCCACGGCCGGCCCGGTGCTCACCCACCTCCGCGACGTCACGGGCGAGAGCGCCCAGCTCTACCGCCGCCAAGGCGACATGCGCATCTGCGTCGCCGCCGCGGAGCGCCTGTCCGGACTGCGGGACACGGTCCCGGTCGGCTCCACCCTCACGATGAAGGCGGGCTCCTCCGCTCAGATCCTGATGGCCTGGGAGGAGCCGGAGCGCCTGCACCGCGGCCTCCAGGGCGCCCGCTTCACGGCGACGGCGCTCTCGGGCGTACGGCGCCGGGGCTGGGCGCAGTCGATCGGCGAGCGCGAGCCCGGTGTCGCGTCCGTCTCGGCGCCCGTGCGCGGTCCGTCGAACCGGGTGGTGGCCGCCGTGTCCGTCTCCGGCCCCATCGAGCGTCTGACCCGGCACCCGGGACGCATGCACGCCCAGGCGGTCATCGACGCCGCCGCCCGCCTGTCCGAGGCCCTGCGCCGCTCCGGCTGA
- a CDS encoding HAD family hydrolase, producing MSIRAVVWDVDDTLFDYTGADRAGMRGHLTAEGLLDTYESAERALERWREVTHAQWARFSAGEVTFEGQRRDRVRVFLDRELTDEEADAWFQRYITHYETAWALFPDVLPVLDALAGSHRHAVLSNSSIHVQDRKLRVLGVHDRFEAILCAAELGVSKPEAGAFLAACDALELAPHQVAYVGDHPEIDGRGAADAGLLSVWIDRAGARADDDASRGPRRISSLAELPAILGADTRFGAPSSFR from the coding sequence ATGAGCATTCGGGCCGTGGTCTGGGACGTCGACGACACCCTCTTCGACTACACCGGTGCGGACCGCGCCGGAATGCGCGGGCACCTCACCGCCGAGGGGCTGCTGGACACGTACGAGAGCGCCGAACGGGCGCTGGAGCGGTGGCGGGAGGTCACCCACGCCCAGTGGGCGCGGTTCTCGGCGGGGGAGGTGACCTTCGAGGGACAGCGCCGGGACCGGGTCCGGGTGTTCCTCGACCGGGAGCTGACCGACGAGGAAGCCGACGCCTGGTTCCAGCGGTACATCACCCACTACGAAACCGCCTGGGCCCTGTTCCCGGACGTGCTGCCCGTGCTGGACGCCCTGGCGGGCAGCCACCGGCACGCCGTGCTGTCCAACTCCAGCATCCACGTCCAGGACCGCAAGCTGCGCGTCCTCGGGGTGCACGACCGCTTCGAGGCGATCCTGTGCGCCGCCGAACTGGGCGTCTCCAAGCCCGAGGCCGGCGCCTTCCTCGCGGCCTGCGACGCGCTGGAACTCGCCCCGCACCAGGTGGCGTACGTCGGCGATCACCCGGAGATCGACGGGCGGGGCGCGGCCGACGCCGGGTTGCTGTCCGTGTGGATCGACCGTGCCGGCGCCCGGGCCGACGACGACGCCTCCCGCGGACCGCGGCGGATCTCCTCGCTCGCCGAACTCCCCGCGATCCTCGGCGCGGATACCCGTTTTGGAGCCCCGTCCTCCTTCAGGTAA
- a CDS encoding DUF4241 domain-containing protein, which yields MPMSSRDYTWLFTPGSTFTYESGTTGVIHVTDGGELDLPTGQVVACDPFVYLGSGDVEPFTATVAPGRYRVEAAVATLGEPGEPESDDPHRRVAAARLVIRDEPATTWELALLPGQDLAELEDDEFFGYGVDAGTGCFYDAAAEKGFPETEGDEGPLWDAFQDSDWSAVVHLVTSPDTGNTVAAFTSGWGDGAYPTWIGRTASGEITCFLTDFFVAPDPGDAAA from the coding sequence ATGCCGATGTCCTCCCGTGACTACACCTGGCTGTTCACGCCGGGCAGCACGTTCACCTACGAGTCCGGGACGACCGGCGTGATCCACGTGACCGACGGCGGGGAACTGGACCTGCCGACCGGCCAGGTCGTCGCCTGCGACCCGTTCGTGTACCTCGGCAGCGGCGACGTCGAACCCTTCACGGCCACCGTCGCCCCCGGCCGCTACCGCGTGGAGGCCGCCGTCGCGACCCTCGGCGAGCCCGGCGAGCCCGAGTCCGACGACCCCCATCGCCGGGTGGCGGCGGCCCGGCTGGTGATCCGCGACGAACCCGCGACGACCTGGGAGTTGGCCCTGCTCCCCGGCCAGGACCTCGCCGAACTGGAGGACGACGAGTTCTTCGGCTACGGCGTCGACGCCGGCACCGGCTGCTTCTACGACGCCGCGGCCGAGAAGGGCTTCCCGGAGACGGAGGGGGACGAGGGCCCGCTGTGGGACGCCTTCCAGGACAGCGACTGGTCGGCGGTGGTCCACCTGGTCACGTCCCCCGACACGGGGAACACCGTGGCCGCCTTCACCTCAGGCTGGGGCGACGGCGCCTACCCCACCTGGATCGGCCGCACCGCGTCCGGCGAGATCACCTGCTTCCTCACCGACTTCTTCGTGGCCCCGGACCCGGGCGACGCGGCGGCCTGA
- the gltX gene encoding glutamate--tRNA ligase — MASAPGSPVRVRFCPSPTGNPHVGLVRTALFNWAFARHHGGTLVFRIEDTDAARDSEESYEQLLDAMRWLGFDWDEGPEVGGPHAPYRQSQRMDLYKDVAHKLLEAGHAYHCYCSQEELDSRREAARAAGRPSGYDGHCRALSDEQVEAYRAEGRAPIVRFRMPDETITFTDLVRGELTFTPENVPDYGIVRANGAPLYTLVNPVDDALMEITHVLRGEDLLSSTPRQIALYKALIELGVAKAIPAFGHLPYVMGEGNKKLSKRDPQSSLNLYRERGFLPEGLLNYLSLLGWSLSADQDIFSTDEMVAAFDIADVNPNPARFDLKKCEAINGDHIRLLDVKEFTERCRPWLQAPFAPWAPEAFDEVKWQAVAPHAQTRLRVLSEITDNVDFLFLPEPVFDEASWTKAMKEGSDALLRTAREKLDAADWASAESLKEAVLAAGEAHGLKLGKAQAPVRVAVTGRTVGLPLFESLEILGREKTLARIDAALAKLAA, encoded by the coding sequence GTGGCTAGCGCACCCGGCTCCCCCGTACGCGTCCGTTTCTGTCCGTCGCCCACCGGTAACCCCCATGTGGGCCTGGTCCGCACCGCCCTGTTCAACTGGGCGTTCGCGCGGCACCACGGCGGCACCCTGGTCTTCCGCATCGAGGACACCGACGCGGCCCGCGACTCCGAGGAGTCCTACGAGCAGCTGCTCGACGCGATGCGCTGGCTCGGCTTCGACTGGGACGAGGGCCCCGAGGTCGGCGGCCCGCACGCGCCGTACCGCCAGTCGCAGCGCATGGACCTCTACAAGGACGTGGCGCACAAGCTGCTGGAGGCCGGCCACGCCTACCACTGCTACTGCTCGCAGGAGGAGCTGGACTCCCGCCGCGAGGCCGCCCGCGCCGCCGGCCGGCCCTCCGGCTACGACGGCCACTGCCGTGCGCTGAGCGACGAGCAGGTCGAGGCGTACCGGGCCGAGGGCCGCGCGCCGATCGTGCGCTTCCGCATGCCGGACGAGACGATCACCTTCACGGACCTGGTCCGCGGCGAGCTGACCTTCACCCCGGAGAACGTCCCGGACTACGGGATCGTACGAGCCAACGGCGCCCCCCTCTACACGCTCGTGAACCCCGTCGACGACGCCCTGATGGAGATCACGCACGTTCTGCGCGGCGAGGACCTGCTCTCCTCCACCCCCCGGCAGATCGCCCTCTACAAGGCGCTGATCGAGCTGGGCGTCGCCAAGGCGATCCCCGCGTTCGGCCACCTGCCGTACGTGATGGGCGAGGGCAACAAGAAGCTCTCCAAGCGTGACCCGCAGTCGAGCCTGAACCTCTACCGCGAGCGCGGCTTCCTGCCCGAGGGCCTGCTCAACTACCTCTCCCTCCTCGGCTGGTCGCTCTCCGCCGACCAGGACATCTTCTCCACGGACGAGATGGTTGCGGCCTTCGACATCGCGGACGTCAACCCCAACCCGGCCCGCTTCGACCTGAAGAAGTGCGAGGCGATCAACGGCGACCACATCCGGCTGCTCGACGTGAAGGAGTTCACGGAGCGCTGCCGGCCGTGGCTCCAGGCCCCGTTCGCCCCGTGGGCCCCGGAGGCCTTCGACGAGGTGAAGTGGCAGGCCGTCGCGCCGCACGCGCAGACCCGCCTGAGGGTCCTCTCGGAGATCACCGACAACGTCGACTTCCTGTTCCTGCCCGAGCCGGTCTTCGACGAGGCCAGCTGGACCAAGGCGATGAAGGAGGGCTCCGACGCCCTGCTGCGCACCGCCCGGGAGAAGCTGGACGCGGCCGACTGGGCCTCCGCCGAGTCGCTCAAGGAGGCCGTCCTGGCGGCCGGCGAGGCCCACGGCCTCAAGCTCGGCAAGGCCCAGGCCCCGGTCCGTGTCGCGGTGACCGGCCGTACCGTCGGCCTGCCGCTGTTCGAGTCGCTGGAGATCCTGGGCAGGGAGAAGACCCTGGCCCGGATCGACGCGGCGCTCGCGAAGCTCGCCGCGTAG
- a CDS encoding fumarylacetoacetate hydrolase family protein — MRIARFSIDGNVAFGAVEGDKPDELVLDIIKGIPFAEFELSGTKVPLNKVRLLPPVLPNKVVAFGRNYAEHARELGNEVPDAPFAFFKPSTSVIGPGDEIQYPSFTEDLHHEAELAVVIGRMCREVPRERVHDVILGYTCANDITARDVQKREKQWARAKGFDTACPLGPWVETDLDPSDLTIQLTVNGQQRQLGRTSEMIHSIEDLIVNISEAMTLLPGDVILTGTPAGVGPLAVGDEVSVSIEGIGTLTNKVVKRG, encoded by the coding sequence GTGCGCATCGCCAGGTTCTCCATCGACGGGAACGTCGCCTTCGGCGCGGTCGAGGGTGACAAGCCGGACGAGCTCGTCCTCGACATCATCAAGGGCATCCCGTTCGCGGAATTCGAGCTCTCCGGGACGAAGGTCCCACTGAACAAGGTGCGGCTGCTGCCGCCGGTGCTCCCCAACAAGGTCGTGGCCTTCGGCCGCAACTACGCCGAGCACGCGCGCGAACTGGGCAACGAGGTGCCCGACGCCCCGTTCGCCTTCTTCAAGCCGTCCACCTCGGTGATCGGCCCGGGCGACGAGATCCAGTACCCCTCGTTCACCGAGGACCTCCACCACGAGGCGGAGCTGGCCGTCGTCATCGGACGCATGTGCCGCGAGGTCCCGCGCGAACGCGTCCACGACGTGATCCTCGGCTACACCTGCGCGAACGACATCACCGCCCGTGACGTCCAGAAGCGCGAGAAGCAGTGGGCGCGGGCCAAGGGCTTCGACACGGCCTGCCCGCTGGGCCCCTGGGTGGAGACGGACCTGGACCCCTCCGACCTCACGATCCAGCTCACCGTCAACGGACAGCAGCGCCAGCTCGGCCGTACCAGCGAGATGATCCACTCGATCGAGGACCTGATCGTCAACATCTCCGAGGCCATGACGCTGCTCCCCGGCGACGTGATCCTCACGGGCACCCCCGCGGGGGTCGGCCCCCTCGCTGTCGGCGACGAGGTCTCCGTCAGCATCGAAGGCATCGGCACTCTCACCAACAAGGTTGTCAAGCGTGGCTAG
- a CDS encoding sensor histidine kinase — MQGRFKRDGSASAEPEPHGGTDRGSSPQHAQGPGPAGDGGAHSGRASTASTRPGASTASGASATTPAVKPPQGASGPGPRIALRNWRISTRLVSLLALPVVAATSLGALRINQSMEDIQQLDNMKLLTEMTKQATELAAALQEERDQSAGPLAHGSTASAITVKGYQTKTDRALENFLAASEEVDDASKDGNLQGVRDSLVGLARDLNGLNEIRGNAYEAKDNSTQTVEAYHRLITHLLDLSQDMAEATSNPEMIQRTRALSAFSSAKEYASIQRAVLAAALPANNKSVGDLAENDRLYAESSLESQISELRSFTSIYGDGAEDLLKPIDSGNATIEATDTYAGRALRKDGLKGLEKRSYRDWLDDSSTKIQQMKNIERTLLEDMEQKARELRSESEREAIVSGVLILLVLGVSLVGAFVVARSMIRSLRRLEDTATKVAQERLPELVAQLSESDPQDVDTSVESVGVHSRDEIGRVAAAFDDVHREAVRLAAEQALLRGNVNAMFTNLSRRSQGLIQRQLSLISELESREADPDQLASLFKLDHLATRMRRNGENLLVLAGEEPGRRWTRPVPLVDVLRAAASEVEQYERIELAAVPTTQVAGRVVNDLVHLLAELLENATSFSSPQTKVKVTGHALPDGRVLIEIHDTGIGLSPEDLAQINERLAAPPTVDVSVSRRMGLFVVGRLSQRHGIRIQLRPSDSGGTTALVMLPVDVAQGGKKPQGKPGPGGPGVSGGPAAAQAAAGAAAARRNNGGSLGAGAPAAGGALGAGAGGGGRLGAGQGPRAALPPRDTSAFGAPGGARGQQTPPAQGRPAPAGVGNAQASGAQDTRGQVPPQRGETGAERGRRGRQAQLPPRGGARAELPGGNQQRPSWSDENAQPPVPRASLDTPRGHEEPDVSHTSRMPRVDERHGPGATSEMPVVPRSDDRQGAGAPGDFPHPGANVPQNGGPFVRSDVFGTPNAPTATGQYPAQQPYDNGSTGQYPVQQPYDNASTGQFPVAQGYDNGSTGQYPAQQAYDNGATGQYPAQQAYDNGATGQFSPQGHNGSTTGQHNLPGGHRNQSGTGQFERPQDNFGAQRHQAPQHPQQQHRPVRHEPEALPPAQGPGDGRTPLYDTLETNWFHGQQAQQGHHGQQGQQPEQQRRPQSNGSAPAPHQPQAPAAPPQRPAAAAWRTSPNDELVRQAERVRQPAAGGVTTSGLPRRVPRANLVPGTAQQQPHQSGPQVSRAPQDVRGRLTNLRRGIAQGRQAGTGQTGSFPTHQQER, encoded by the coding sequence GTGCAGGGACGTTTCAAGAGGGATGGCAGCGCTTCGGCAGAGCCGGAGCCGCACGGCGGGACCGACCGCGGTTCCTCGCCCCAGCACGCCCAGGGCCCGGGCCCGGCCGGTGACGGCGGCGCGCACTCCGGGCGCGCGTCGACGGCCTCCACGCGCCCCGGCGCGTCCACGGCCTCGGGCGCTTCGGCCACGACACCGGCGGTGAAGCCGCCGCAGGGAGCGAGTGGCCCCGGGCCGCGAATAGCCCTGCGCAACTGGCGCATCTCGACGCGTCTGGTCTCGCTGCTCGCCCTGCCGGTGGTCGCGGCCACCTCGCTGGGCGCGCTGCGCATCAACCAGTCGATGGAAGACATCCAGCAGCTCGACAACATGAAGCTGCTGACCGAGATGACCAAGCAGGCGACCGAGCTGGCCGCCGCGCTCCAGGAGGAGCGCGACCAGTCCGCCGGTCCGCTGGCGCACGGCTCGACGGCCAGCGCGATCACGGTCAAGGGCTACCAGACCAAGACCGACCGGGCGCTGGAGAACTTCCTCGCCGCGTCCGAGGAGGTCGACGACGCCAGCAAGGACGGCAACCTCCAGGGTGTCCGCGACAGCCTGGTCGGCCTCGCCCGCGACCTGAACGGTCTCAACGAGATCCGCGGCAACGCCTACGAGGCCAAGGACAACTCGACCCAGACGGTCGAGGCCTACCACCGCCTGATCACCCACCTGCTGGACCTCTCGCAGGACATGGCCGAGGCCACCAGCAACCCGGAGATGATCCAGCGCACCCGCGCCCTGTCCGCGTTCTCCTCCGCCAAGGAGTACGCGTCGATCCAGCGCGCGGTCCTCGCGGCGGCCCTGCCCGCGAACAACAAGTCCGTCGGCGACCTCGCCGAGAACGACCGGCTCTACGCCGAGTCGTCGCTGGAGAGCCAGATCTCCGAGCTGCGCAGCTTCACCAGCATCTACGGCGACGGCGCCGAGGACCTCCTCAAGCCGATCGACAGCGGCAACGCGACCATCGAGGCCACCGACACCTACGCCGGCCGCGCGCTGCGCAAGGACGGTCTGAAGGGCCTGGAGAAGCGCTCCTACCGCGACTGGCTGGACGACAGCTCCACCAAGATCCAGCAGATGAAGAACATCGAGCGCACGCTGCTGGAGGACATGGAGCAGAAGGCGCGCGAGCTGCGCAGCGAGTCGGAGCGCGAGGCGATCGTCTCCGGTGTCCTCATCCTGCTCGTGCTCGGCGTCTCTCTCGTCGGCGCCTTCGTGGTGGCCCGGTCCATGATCCGCTCGCTGCGCCGGCTGGAGGACACCGCGACCAAGGTGGCCCAGGAGCGGCTGCCCGAGCTGGTCGCCCAGCTGTCCGAGTCCGACCCGCAGGACGTCGACACGTCCGTGGAGTCGGTCGGTGTGCACTCCCGAGACGAGATCGGCCGTGTGGCCGCGGCGTTCGACGACGTGCACCGCGAGGCGGTCCGCCTCGCCGCCGAGCAGGCCCTGCTGCGGGGCAACGTCAACGCGATGTTCACCAACCTCTCGCGCCGCTCCCAGGGTCTGATCCAGCGCCAGCTGTCGCTGATCTCCGAGCTGGAGTCCCGCGAGGCGGACCCGGACCAGCTGGCCTCGCTGTTCAAGCTCGACCACCTCGCCACCCGTATGCGCCGGAACGGTGAGAACCTTCTCGTTCTCGCGGGTGAGGAACCCGGCCGGCGCTGGACCCGTCCGGTCCCGCTGGTCGACGTGCTCCGCGCCGCCGCGTCCGAGGTGGAGCAGTACGAGCGCATCGAACTGGCCGCGGTGCCGACCACCCAGGTCGCCGGCCGCGTCGTCAACGACCTCGTGCACCTCCTCGCCGAGCTGCTGGAGAACGCCACCTCGTTCTCCTCGCCGCAGACCAAGGTCAAGGTCACCGGTCACGCGCTGCCCGACGGGCGCGTGCTGATCGAGATCCACGACACCGGCATCGGCCTCTCGCCCGAGGACCTCGCGCAGATCAACGAGCGGCTCGCCGCGCCGCCCACCGTGGACGTCTCGGTCTCCCGCCGCATGGGTCTGTTCGTGGTCGGCCGACTGTCGCAGCGCCACGGCATCCGCATCCAGCTGCGCCCGTCCGACTCCGGTGGTACGACCGCGCTGGTCATGCTGCCCGTCGACGTCGCCCAGGGCGGCAAGAAGCCGCAGGGCAAGCCCGGTCCGGGCGGCCCCGGCGTCAGCGGTGGTCCGGCCGCGGCGCAGGCCGCCGCCGGTGCCGCCGCGGCCCGCCGCAACAACGGCGGTTCGCTGGGCGCGGGTGCGCCCGCCGCGGGCGGCGCGCTCGGTGCCGGCGCCGGTGGCGGTGGCCGTCTCGGTGCCGGTCAGGGCCCGCGGGCCGCACTGCCGCCGCGGGACACGAGCGCCTTCGGGGCTCCCGGCGGAGCCCGGGGGCAGCAGACTCCCCCGGCGCAGGGCCGGCCCGCCCCGGCCGGTGTCGGCAACGCCCAGGCTTCCGGTGCGCAGGACACTCGTGGTCAGGTGCCTCCGCAGCGCGGCGAGACGGGTGCCGAGCGCGGCCGTCGCGGCCGCCAGGCGCAGCTGCCGCCGCGCGGTGGCGCGCGGGCCGAACTGCCGGGCGGCAACCAGCAGCGCCCGAGCTGGAGCGACGAGAACGCGCAGCCGCCGGTGCCGCGCGCCTCGCTGGACACCCCGCGCGGCCACGAGGAGCCGGACGTCTCCCACACGTCGCGGATGCCCCGCGTCGACGAGCGTCACGGCCCCGGTGCCACTTCGGAGATGCCGGTCGTCCCGCGGTCCGACGACCGCCAGGGCGCCGGTGCTCCCGGTGACTTCCCCCACCCGGGTGCCAACGTCCCGCAGAACGGCGGCCCGTTCGTCCGCTCGGACGTCTTCGGCACGCCGAACGCCCCGACCGCCACGGGCCAGTACCCCGCCCAGCAGCCGTACGACAACGGCTCCACGGGCCAGTACCCGGTCCAGCAGCCGTACGACAACGCCTCCACGGGGCAGTTCCCGGTGGCTCAGGGGTACGACAACGGCTCCACCGGCCAGTACCCGGCACAGCAGGCGTACGACAACGGTGCCACGGGCCAGTACCCCGCGCAGCAGGCGTACGACAACGGGGCTACCGGCCAGTTCTCGCCGCAGGGACACAACGGGTCCACGACCGGACAGCACAACCTGCCGGGCGGTCACCGCAACCAGTCGGGCACGGGCCAGTTCGAGCGGCCGCAGGACAACTTCGGAGCCCAGCGCCACCAGGCCCCGCAGCATCCGCAGCAGCAGCACCGGCCCGTCCGCCACGAGCCGGAGGCGCTGCCGCCGGCCCAGGGTCCCGGCGACGGGCGTACGCCGCTGTACGACACGCTGGAGACCAACTGGTTCCACGGGCAGCAGGCTCAGCAAGGTCATCACGGCCAGCAGGGTCAGCAGCCCGAGCAGCAGCGCCGGCCGCAGAGCAACGGCTCCGCGCCGGCCCCCCACCAGCCGCAGGCTCCCGCTGCTCCTCCGCAGCGTCCCGCGGCCGCCGCTTGGCGCACGTCGCCGAACGACGAACTCGTCCGGCAGGCGGAGCGTGTACGGCAGCCCGCCGCGGGCGGCGTCACCACCTCGGGCCTGCCGCGCCGGGTGCCCCGGGCGAACCTCGTCCCGGGCACGGCACAGCAGCAACCGCACCAGAGCGGTCCGCAGGTCTCGCGTGCTCCCCAGGACGTGCGCGGCCGGCTGACCAACCTCCGTCGGGGTATCGCCCAGGGCCGTCAGGCCGGGACCGGCCAGACGGGCAGTTTCCCCACTCACCAGCAGGAGCGTTAG
- a CDS encoding roadblock/LC7 domain-containing protein, producing MSQAAQNLNWLITNFVDNTPGVSHTVVVSADGLLLALSEGFPRDRADQLAAVASGLTSLTAGASRIFEGGTVAQTVVEMERGFLFLMCISDGSSLAVLAHPECDIGLVGYEMALLVDRAGAVLTPDLRAELQGSLLH from the coding sequence ATGAGCCAGGCGGCACAAAATCTGAACTGGTTGATCACCAACTTCGTGGACAACACCCCCGGGGTGTCCCACACCGTCGTCGTGTCCGCCGACGGACTCCTCCTGGCGCTGTCGGAGGGCTTTCCGCGTGATCGCGCCGACCAGCTGGCGGCCGTCGCATCGGGTCTGACGTCGCTGACGGCCGGAGCCTCCCGGATCTTCGAGGGCGGCACCGTGGCACAGACCGTCGTGGAGATGGAGCGAGGTTTTCTCTTCCTCATGTGCATCTCGGACGGCTCGTCCCTGGCCGTTCTCGCGCACCCCGAGTGCGACATCGGCCTCGTCGGCTACGAGATGGCGCTGCTGGTCGACCGCGCGGGCGCGGTGCTCACGCCCGACCTGCGCGCCGAACTGCAAGGAAGTCTGCTCCACTGA
- a CDS encoding DUF742 domain-containing protein has protein sequence MTPPTASHDPYTDPYGDEGDQPLVRPYAMTGGRTRPRYQLALEALISTTADPAALMGLLPEHQRICHLCREIKSVAEVSALLAMPLGVARILVADLAEAGLVAVHQPGGDENNGGAPDVTLLERVLSGLRKL, from the coding sequence ATGACCCCGCCCACCGCCTCTCATGATCCGTACACAGATCCGTACGGGGACGAGGGCGACCAGCCGCTGGTCCGTCCGTACGCGATGACCGGCGGCCGGACCCGGCCGCGCTACCAGCTCGCCCTCGAGGCATTGATCAGCACCACGGCCGACCCGGCAGCGCTCATGGGGCTGCTCCCGGAGCACCAGCGCATCTGCCACCTGTGCCGGGAGATCAAGTCGGTGGCCGAGGTCTCGGCGCTGCTCGCCATGCCGCTCGGCGTGGCCCGGATCCTTGTCGCGGACCTCGCCGAGGCCGGTCTGGTGGCCGTCCACCAGCCGGGCGGCGACGAGAACAACGGCGGTGCACCTGACGTGACACTGCTCGAAAGGGTGCTCAGTGGACTTCGCAAGCTCTGA